In the genome of Enterococcus sp. DIV2402, the window AGTGTATCGTGAAAAATCCTTTGTTTTAAATAAAACAGTAACCTTTGTCCAACAAGGAACCACATACAGCGGCGTCGCTAAAGCGATCTCTGATACAGGTGAATTATTGGTGTTGACTTCAGAAGGCATGAAAGTTCTATCCTCTGGTGAGATTAGTCTCCAATCGATCAATTAATATAATAAAAAACTCGAACGAATTCACTAATAGTAAAATTCGTTCGAGTTTTTTCATGCAGAAATTTATTAGTCCCATGTTTCTAGCGTTTGCGCCATTTCCCAAAAAGCATATTCCATCTGACTGCTAATGACAAACGCAGCTAACATTTGCTCTTGCTCGTCTGATGAGCTTTCGTTATATAGTTGGTCCAATAAGTTACGTTCTACTTGAATCGCTTCTTTAGATTCTTCGCCTGCATACGTTTCAATCCAACGTTGATACAAAGCATGTGGCGATCCTTTTTCAATTAAACGTGTCCCGATTTCTTGATACAACCACGCACATGGCAGCATGCCTGCTACAGCAACATTGGGGGTACCTTCAATTAATTGACGATACATATGGGAAACGTAATGATACGCAGTTGGTGCAATCGCTGTATTCTGAATTTCGTCTTCCGTAATTCCTAATTCTTCAAAAAAATTTTTACGAATGGCCACTTCACCTAACGCTAAATGTTCCGCATTTGTTGCCATTAATGCTTTGATTTCTGATCTATCTGATTGTTCTCCAATCAATTGATACAATTTGCCGAAATGCTCTAAATAATACCGATCTTGAATCAAATAATAACGAAAAATTTCTGGTGCTAACGTTCCTTCATGTAATTGTTGAATAAATGGATGCTGAAAGCTACCTTCCCAATAACGATTGGCTTTTTCTCTTGCTAATGCTGTAAACATCTTGTATTCCTCCTAAAATTTTATAAAAACAACAATATATTCCCAATAAAAAACAAACCACTTAACCACAAGGCACCATT includes:
- the tenA gene encoding thiaminase II, giving the protein MFTALAREKANRYWEGSFQHPFIQQLHEGTLAPEIFRYYLIQDRYYLEHFGKLYQLIGEQSDRSEIKALMATNAEHLALGEVAIRKNFFEELGITEDEIQNTAIAPTAYHYVSHMYRQLIEGTPNVAVAGMLPCAWLYQEIGTRLIEKGSPHALYQRWIETYAGEESKEAIQVERNLLDQLYNESSSDEQEQMLAAFVISSQMEYAFWEMAQTLETWD